From the genome of Treponema peruense:
CTGCGGTAAACAATGCTTACCTTGACGAAAAAAAGCTTAAGGTAGAACTTATGGGACGCGGAATGGCTTGGCTTGACACGGGAACATACGACGGGCTTCTTGAAGCATCAAACTTTATTGCCACAATACAGAAGCGCCAGGGTATGTACGTAAGCTGCCTTGAAGAAATTGCATACAGAAACGGCTGGATAAACAAAGAACAGCTTCTGGAACTTGCAGCCGGTTACAAAACCAGTTACGGTGAATATCTTAAATTTATTGCGGAGCAGAACTAAAATGGCTTTTGAATTCAGAAAATGTTTTATTGAAGGACTTTACGAAGTACAGCCCAAAGTATTTGGTGACAACCGCGGTTACTTTTTTGAAGTATACAGCGAAAAGGATTTTTTTGAAGCAGGCCTTTGCATGAAATTCGTGCAAGACAACCAGTCTTCAAGTTCCAAAGGTGTTCTGAGAGGACTTCACTTTCAGACAAAACATCCGCAGGGAAAATTAGTGCGCGCAGTTGAAGGCAAGGTTTATGATGTTGCTGTAGATCTCAGAAACGGTTCACCGACTTTTGGAAAATATTACGGTGTCGTACTCGATGCAGAAAAGCAGAACCAGTTCTATATTCCTGAAGGATTCGCGCACGGTTTTTATGTTTTGAGTGAACATGCAGTGTTTGCATACAAGTGCACGGACTTTTACCATCCAGAAGATGAAGGCGGAATAATGTGGAACGATGCCACTGTTGGAATTGAATGGGACAAGATTGCACCGGGACTGGAACCGCTTCTTTC
Proteins encoded in this window:
- the rfbC gene encoding dTDP-4-dehydrorhamnose 3,5-epimerase — encoded protein: MAFEFRKCFIEGLYEVQPKVFGDNRGYFFEVYSEKDFFEAGLCMKFVQDNQSSSSKGVLRGLHFQTKHPQGKLVRAVEGKVYDVAVDLRNGSPTFGKYYGVVLDAEKQNQFYIPEGFAHGFYVLSEHAVFAYKCTDFYHPEDEGGIMWNDATVGIEWDKIAPGLEPLLSEKDKKHPSFNTSEKYFDLNAKWIGK